One window of the Podospora pseudopauciseta strain CBS 411.78 chromosome 4, whole genome shotgun sequence genome contains the following:
- a CDS encoding hypothetical protein (SMCOG1034:cytochrome P450; antiSMASH:Cluster_8; COG:Q; EggNog:ENOG503NXRB), with protein sequence MAILDRISLGTYPFIAWPTWLAGATIMILLSTVLYNLLLHPLRSLPGPKLWAATPIPFTRAWLSGRMSSNIHRLHEKYGDVIRVAPNRVSFAHPDAYNAIRGHRKAGQPEHGKDPVFYKMSMHNILGANREDHSRFRKILSHGFSAKAMQDQQPLITQYIDLLMDRLQELTKGGREEAVTDMGAWFNFTTFDIIGDLSFGAPFGCLESSSYHPWVTAILKGVKEFAMLLVMNWFFPSFSRVVKVLAPWNHPAKHTNEQAEFARVQVVKRLNSGVERPDFVQALTNGSKANNGRPLTIEEMAMNARLLILAGSETTATALSATTYYLATYPRVQTRLAEEVRGQFKSEDEINFFSVNRLTYMLAVLDEAMRLFPPVPANLPRKAAKGGDVILGWQIPENTGLEIWPWAVNHLSRNFTEPDKFIPERWLGGDSFEGIVFDKSRHSALQPFSVGPRNCIGKNLAYVEMRVILARFIWNFDLALADEKSQMFPKAKSFGLWVKKPLNIRLFPVRHVSK encoded by the exons ATGGCAATTCTTGACAGAATTTCTCTCGGGACGTATCCATTCATTGCTTGGCCAACATGGCTTGCTGGGGCG ACTATCATGATACTATTATCTACAGTCCTCTACAACCtgctcctccatcctcttcgaTCTCTTCCCGGTCCAAAGCTTTGGGCGGCGACCCCGATACCATTCACCCGAGCATGGCTTTCAGGACGAATGTCGAGTAACATTCACCGATTGCACGAGAAATACGGCGACGTCATCCGCGTTGCACCAAATCGTGTCTCCTTTGCACATCCCGACGCTTACAATGCCATTCGAGGCCACCGCAAGGCTGGTCAACCAGAACACGGAAAGGACCCTGTTTTCTACAAGATGTCGATGCACAACATCTTGGGCGCGAACCGTGAGGATCACAGCCGCTTCCGTAAGATCCTGAGCCACGGATTCTCAGCAAAAGCGATGCAGGACCAGCAACCCCTTATCACGCAGTACATCGACCTGCTGATGGATCGTCTGCAGGAATTGACTAAGGGAGGACGAGAAGAGGCCGTTACGGACATGGGCGCCTGGTTCAACTTTACAACCTTTGATATCATTGGTGACCTGTCGTTCGGTGCTCCTTTTGGTTGCTTGGAGAGCAGTTCATACCACCCCTGGGTCACGGCCATCCTCAAGGGAGTCAAGGAATTCGCCATGTTGCTGGTTATGAACTGGTTTTTCCCCAGTTTTTCCAGAGTCGTCAAGGTTCTGGCCCCTTGGAACCACCCAGCAAAGCATACCAATGAACAGGCTGAATTCGCCCGCGTCCAGGTGGTCAAGCGACTCAACTCTGGTGTTGAAAGACCGGACTTCGTTCAGGCCCTGACCAACGGATCCAAGGCCAACAACGGAAGACCCTTGACAATAGAAGAGATGGCAATGAACGCAAGGCTGTTGATTCTGGCAGGAAGCGAAACCACGGCTACTGCGCTGTCGGCAACAACATATTACCTGGCGACATACCCCCGCGTTCAGACAAGGCTGGCAGAGGAGGTCAGGGGTCAGTTCAAAAGCGAAGATGAGATCAACTTCTTCAGTGTCAACAGATTGACATATATGCTTGCCGTTTTGGACGAAGCAATGAGATTATTCCCGCCTGTACCGGCCAATCTTCCACGCAAGGCGGCCAAAGGTGGGGACGTGATTCTGGGATGGCAAATTCCAGAGAAT ACCGGCCTCGAGATCTGGCCATGGGCTGTGAACCACCTTTCCCGCAACTTCACTGAGCCCGACAAGTTCATCCCCGAGCGTTGGCTTGGAGGAGATAGCTTTGAAGGCATAGTGTTCGACAAGAGTAGACACAGTGCACTGCAGCCATTTTCAGTTGGCCCACGAAACTGCATTGGCAAAAA TTTGGCCTACGTCGAAATGCGGGTCATCTTAGCAAGGTTCATCTGGAACTTTGACTTGGCTCTGGCCGACGAAAAGTCACAAATGTTTCCGAAGGCAAAGTCTTTTGGTCTCTGGGTCAAGAAGCCGCTGAACATTCGGCTCTTCCCTGTTAGACATGTGTCCAAATGA
- a CDS encoding hypothetical protein (COG:S; antiSMASH:Cluster_8; EggNog:ENOG503NUA9; SMCOG1089:methyltransferase) yields MGSSKPPSSPAAPSSPPAAAAEAGTHGEEAAPIIVDPEFETEVQGDGDSAIGYAESSTASLSSSILQYREIHGRTYQNFKEAEYWAPNDDKQNDGLDLHHHMMYLIHNNSLFRSPVEDPDAVLDVGTGTGIWALDCADQFPAAEVIGTDLSPIQPTWTPPNCRFELDDASLDWTFSADKFDLVHLRFLIGSIEDWPKLYRQAYRCLKPGGWLEHTDFTIRIASDDGSIPIEDPKHPYAIWNRIFDEAGEKIRRTFLVSDKGKNAEWMKEAGFPGPFNVEHYKLPLGTWPKDKKWKEVGAFNKQSCLEGLEGYVLYLAVKILGWKFEEVQVLCSKMRSALANPNYHAYYGCSTVWTQKPLDEQAVGDAEA; encoded by the exons ATGGGGTCTTCTAAgccgccatcttcacccgCTGCTCCTTCGAGCCCACCGGCGGCAGCCGCCGAAGCGGGCACGCACGGAGAGGAGGCCGCGCCCATCATTGTG GATCCCGAGTTTGAAACCGAGGTTCAAGGTGATGGTGACTCTGCCATTGGATA TGCCGAATCTTCCACCGCGTCTCTCAGCTCTTCCATCTTGCAGTACCGTGAGATTCATGGACGCACATATCAGAATTTCAAGGAGGCCGAGTACTGGGCACCTAATGATGACAAGCAAAATGATGGGTTGGACTTGCA CCACCACATGATGTATTTGATCCACAACAACTCGCTTTTCCGGTCACCAGTTGAAGATCCAGATGCTGTTCTTGACGTGGGCACCGGAACCGGTATTTGGGCCTT GGACTGCGCGGACCAATTTCCCGCCGCCGAAGTCATCGGCACTGATCTTTCTCCCATCCAG CCAACATGGACGCCCCCCAACTGCCGTTTCGAGCTTGATGACGCCTCCTTGGACTGGACCTTCTCCGCTGACAAGTTCGACCTCGTTCACCTCCGCTTCCTCATCGGCTCCATCGAAGACTGGCCCAAACTCTACCGCCAAGCCTACCGCTGCCTCAAGCCCGGCGGCTGGCTCGAGCACACCGACTTCACCATCCGCATCGCCTCCGACGACGGCTCCATCCCCATCGAGGATCCAAAACACCCTTACGCCATCTGGAACAGGATTTTTGACGAAGCTGGTGAGAAAATCCGCCGCACCTTTTTGGTGTCCGACAAGGGCAAGAATGCCGAGTGGATGAAAGAAGCAGGCTTTCCTGGGCCGTTCAACGTCGAGCATTACAAGTTGCCCTTGGGGACATGGCCAAAGGACAAGAAGTGGAAAGAGGTCGGAGCCTTTAACAAGCAGAGCTGCTTGGAAGGGCTGGAGGGGTATGTTCTTTACCTTGCGGTGAAGATCTTGGGGTGgaagtttgaggaggtgcAGGTTTTGTGCAGCAAGATGAGGAGCGCGTTGGCCAACCCCAACTATCATGCCTATTATGGGTG CTCAACGGTATGGACACAAAAGCCGCTTGATGAGCAAGCTGTTGGCGACGCGGAAGCCTAG